Genomic window (Phycisphaeraceae bacterium):
ACATGGATATCTGCTGGCGCAGCGGTTCTATCTGGAACCGCTGGTGCCGCTGGCGCGAGCGCGATTACCGCTGCTGCAACACCATTGTTGACCATTGTTGCTGGACCGATAGCGACGGCTGCATTGGCGGTGGCTGCTGCGCAGGTGCCGCTCGCCTGGCGGAGATCGATGTTGAAACACAAGGATCACTTGCCGCTGGCGGCGCGCGACTTCATCTCAGACGCTTTTCGACAACTAAGGGCAGAGCGGCTTCGCGAGCTTCGGAAGGCGGGAGAGATGCTCCTCCGCGAGTACCGTCAGAAGCTGGGACAGCAGATCACCCAGACCGAGACCACGCTGGTGACAATCCGGGAGCGACGTCCGAGCGAAGACCGGATTGTGGCCTTGCGGATCACAAGCGACGAGTTCCACCGTGTAATGAAGTCATTACCGCTGGTGGATGGGAAAGATTCAGGGGCTAAGGCATGATGCACGTCATTGATCAACTCCTGCGCCTGTTCACAGCGACGATACGGTTCCCGCCGAATGATACCGTCCGCGAAGTACTAACGACTGCGCAGCAACGGCTGCTGGTGCTGCGCCATCGCTGGACGCTGCTGGATAAACCCTTCGTGGTTGCGATAGTCGGGTTGAGCAATGTCGGCAAGTCAACATTGATGAACGCATTGCTGGGTGACGAATTCGCGCCCGCCGGCAACTACCCATGCACCGCCTGTCCTGTGGAGTTTTCCTTCGGAACACCGTTGCAACTGACGGTCTTCCCTGCTGAGGACTACAACAGGCCACATTGGGTTTGCAGTGATGCCACGGAGCTATTAGAACGATTGATGGCGGTTGCGGACGAAAAGCAACGAACGTTCGAGGGGAAGGTGTCTCGTGTTCAGGTTACAGCCCCGCTTCCCATTCTCGAAAATGGCCTCGTCCTTGCTGATACACCTGGGTTTAACGCCGTGCAACTTGAAAGTCGCCAGGGAACGCATCAGCAAGCTTTGGAGGACTATCTACGCACGAAAACATCGCAGGTGTTCTGGGTCGTTCGCGCGACATTCGGCGTCGACCGTGCCGAGAAGGGGTTTTTTGAGCGGTTTCTGGGCGAAGTATGTGACGACATCATCGTGACAGGATCTGAATCACTTGATGAAGGCCAACGGCTGCGATGGCGCAGACGCGTTGCCGCACATCTCTGCGGACCCATGCCCCGCTTCCATTTTGTTTCGGGGTTGCATGGTGCAGAGGCAAAGCGATCTGGCGATGCTGGAAAGCTGGAGAGAGCTGGCATCAACAATCTGGAAGCCCGGCTGAGAGAACTGGCCGTGTCCGGAACGCGAGTCGGCGTTCTGCGGCAGGCGGTGACCGACTTAGCTCACCAACTAGGAGACTGGGCAAGGAGCCATTGGGCGGACGCAACGGGCTACAGGGGGAATTTCTGGAATCCGCCGGAATGGGCCACGCTGAGATCGGCCGCCGTAAGTGATACGCTATGCCAAGAGATTGTCACGGCATTGGATGTCCCAGAGCACAGTTCGTGAAGGAGACAGCAGATGACCGCAACGGCAGCTATTTCGACTACCTCGCAGAAGACGGCGCAGGGGTGCTCAGTCGCCATTATTGGCACTGAGGGCACCGGGAAGACCGTACTCATCACAACGCTCGCCTCTCGCTTCAGTCGAGTGACCCCAGACGGGCTATTCCTCAGCCCCAGCGATAACCGTGGAGTGACTTACAAATACGTTTCTCGCAGCTGGGATGCGCTATCGAAAGGCCAATGGCCGCCAATCACAAAACGCGGGGAATTTTTCCAACTGGAGTGGATACTTCAGGAGCATGGCACGCCCGTCGCTGACATTCGTATGATCGATGTCTCTGGTGAGGATCTTCGGCTTCTGTTCGACGATGGTCAGATTGATGAACCAACGAAGCTGTCTGATGGCCTGCGACGAGTCGTCGAGTATTTGCGCGACGCCAAGATCATCTTGGTTCTCGTGGATCTGGACGATATTGTCAGTAATCGCGACGGTGAGCACGTTCGGCAGACGCAGTGGGTCATCAACTATGCCTTAAAGAGTGCCTCGACTAACGGAATCGGTGGGGCAACGGCGCTGGTCTTCACCAAAGCAGACCGATACGAAGCCCTTATCCAGCGCGAGGGCGGGTTGGAGAGCGTGATCCAAAAGTATCTGCCGCTCGTCTATGGCAATTATGTGGAGGATGGACGTCTATCGGTACTGTCGGTAGCAGCCGTGGCGGAAACACGCGTTGACACGTCCTCCAGAGAGCCACGGCAAGTGCCCGTGATGAATTTCAAGTCGCGTGGCCTGGATACGCTGATGAAGTGGATTCATGGCAAGGCACGGGCGGTCGCAGCGGCGGATGCCGCACGGCGGGACGCAATCCGCACCCAACAGGCAGCGGAGGCTCGCGTCGCAAAAGATCGCGATCTCAAAAAGCTTCGTGATCACCGTCGCGGGCAAATGATGAAAAGCCTTTTACTTGCGCTGCTGCTTGGGGTATTGGCGCAACCGATCACGCTTCCCGCCTTGCGCTACCTCTACACTCACCGAGACCCGTCCGTTGAGACACGTGTGCCGCGCCAAGTCGATCACCCGGGCAACTGGTATCTACTGTGGTTGAATAGTACGACTGAAACAGTCTACGACGTGACGGTATCTAACCCTGACTACAAAGTGAACACAAGCGCCGTTGTGATTTGGGATATGCTTTTGACCACAGGAGGTATCCTGATTGCCTGGAAAATCCTGTACGAAAAATTCAACGCGGCATCCCCGGCCCCACAGAATTAAGGTGTCACACAACCAAAGGTAGAGGTAGCTCCGATGCAATTCCGACTGGCGATTTTCGACCAAAGCACTCGAAATCCGAGTAATCAGTACTGGACATGGTTCCATCCCGAATTGACGGTTGATCTACTCGGCCGTGTGTACGATGAGATCATAAGCCGCAACCTGCCTGAGAGACCGCAGGACCTCAAGCCAGGCGAGTATGCGGGGGGGGCGGTTGTCATTGACGGTTGGCTGTGCTGCTACAGAGTGGGCAATGGGGGGACGGATTCCTTTGGCCGCGAGGGCCGATTCGTACCTATTTGTGCATTTACGCGTGCCGCCGATGCTAAAGGTCGTAACTGCCTGGAGGTTCTGGAATCGCCGCAACTGAAGGAACTGGCTAGAACTGCGCGGGATAGCTGTCCGGTGCCTGCGCCAGAGAGCCTCGCGATTGATCTAGAGGTCTCGGTGGCGCAGGACGCGACGGGCCAACTCGAGGAACTCACGCGGACTGGCCGGGTGGAGATCGCCGGTACTGATGTGTTGGCTCGTGCGGGATCGCTGATCGCGGCGCTTGCCCCAAGCGTTCCGTTTGAGTGTCGACTGGTGCAGTCGGGAGGCGGGGCCTCGGCGATAGTCTCCAAGCCTGTACGAGATACAAACGTACCTCCTATTTCAGATGCGGTTCAGGATGTGCGGCCTTCCGCCCAAGAGATACGCCGACCTCAGCGCGTCGGTGAGCACGACGAAGCCGTCGTGGCTCCTACTGGTCCCATGGGCACGTTGAAAGCGGGCGGCGTTCTGAGGCGGTACCGGTTACACTTAGCCATCGCGATTGTGTGTCTGCTCATCGGCGGTTTGTCTGGATCAGTCCTGCACTCGATAATGACGAAGCTTGTCGCGATAACGACGGAGCCCGCCGCGGTCGCCCCCGACGTCGATTTCTTGGTTCGACAAGTCGAAGAGGGGTCTTCACAAGTCCCGTCTGGCAAGGTCAAACTATCGCTTGAGCTCGTTACCCGTACCCCTGTGATTGAAAGCTGGAGCCTGGACGGGCAGCCCTTGAAGGGGGAGGCGAATCGGATTTTGGAAGCGGTGACGTATGGGCAGCACAGGGTGGAAGTTAAGTACCATTACGCCGATAAAGATGGTAACTCACATCGAAGAAAGGCGGCGACCATAAGTGTGAAGCACACAGAGGGAGGCGGTGTTTCCGTTGACGTACAGCCCGTGGTGGACTGAGCTTCCCCACGAACGGTGGGCGCGTCCGGACGGCGGGATTTAATGCTTTGAGGTCAGGACGCGGCGCAGCTGGCCGGCAGCCAGAATGCTGGTGACTGCGGCTCAGCGTTTGTCGGCGGTCATTGATTCGGGCTAGCGGGTTGAGATCATGGCAAACTCTCAGTGCTGGCGGATGCAAAGCGTGGTCCCTATTGCTGTTGTTTCCCGCCAAACTCGCCATGATACACGCCGCCCGCATTAATCGCGTTGCGGTTGATCACCACACCGAATCGCGTAGACGGGTTGCCGGTGAGCAGGAAGGCCACAGCCTTGCTGCCAATCTGATTATCCACCATTTACTAGTTCGCGCATGTGCCCGTACCGGTCAACCAGAACGCCTGCTGACCGGCATCGACGATGGTGTTTCGCATCGACGGCCGTAGTTGACGAACGTCAATCGCCATGGGCTGCCTCCCGCGCCAGCCAGGCGGCGTAGTGGATCAGGTTCACCGTGCCGTCGATATTGGCAGGCGCACCAGCCTCGATGTCGGTGCGAACCATCTTCTCGGTGATCCGCCGGGAGCCGGCGGTGGCGAGGATTTTTGCCGCCTGAGCAGGCGTCAGGGCGGTCATTCGGGGTGTCTGATCGGTCATATCTCTAGTCCCGGGGCAAGGTTACGTCAATCTGTAAGTTCTTTATTTACAATGAGTTAATTGCCTTGATGTTTCTTCCCAAGCATGGCTTAATGTGCCTGTTGAATTGAACGTAAACCAAGTAG
Coding sequences:
- a CDS encoding ATP-binding protein; amino-acid sequence: MTATAAISTTSQKTAQGCSVAIIGTEGTGKTVLITTLASRFSRVTPDGLFLSPSDNRGVTYKYVSRSWDALSKGQWPPITKRGEFFQLEWILQEHGTPVADIRMIDVSGEDLRLLFDDGQIDEPTKLSDGLRRVVEYLRDAKIILVLVDLDDIVSNRDGEHVRQTQWVINYALKSASTNGIGGATALVFTKADRYEALIQREGGLESVIQKYLPLVYGNYVEDGRLSVLSVAAVAETRVDTSSREPRQVPVMNFKSRGLDTLMKWIHGKARAVAAADAARRDAIRTQQAAEARVAKDRDLKKLRDHRRGQMMKSLLLALLLGVLAQPITLPALRYLYTHRDPSVETRVPRQVDHPGNWYLLWLNSTTETVYDVTVSNPDYKVNTSAVVIWDMLLTTGGILIAWKILYEKFNAASPAPQN
- a CDS encoding dynamin family protein, with the protein product MMHVIDQLLRLFTATIRFPPNDTVREVLTTAQQRLLVLRHRWTLLDKPFVVAIVGLSNVGKSTLMNALLGDEFAPAGNYPCTACPVEFSFGTPLQLTVFPAEDYNRPHWVCSDATELLERLMAVADEKQRTFEGKVSRVQVTAPLPILENGLVLADTPGFNAVQLESRQGTHQQALEDYLRTKTSQVFWVVRATFGVDRAEKGFFERFLGEVCDDIIVTGSESLDEGQRLRWRRRVAAHLCGPMPRFHFVSGLHGAEAKRSGDAGKLERAGINNLEARLRELAVSGTRVGVLRQAVTDLAHQLGDWARSHWADATGYRGNFWNPPEWATLRSAAVSDTLCQEIVTALDVPEHSS